One Ahaetulla prasina isolate Xishuangbanna chromosome 1, ASM2864084v1, whole genome shotgun sequence DNA window includes the following coding sequences:
- the CENPW gene encoding centromere protein W, with protein MKRTVPRSTLKNLMKKHKPQLRLGGNTDLLVHLNFLLFLFRLAEEARTKAIEEKSKIIKYEHVVSSAKIILKKSRG; from the exons ATGAAGCGCACCGTGCCACGAAGCACTCTGAAGAACCTGATGAAGAAGCACAAGCCCCAGCTCCGATTGGGCGGCAACACCGACTTACTG gtaCATTTGAACTTCTTGTTGTTCCTGTTTCGATTAGCAGAAGAAGCCAGGACCAAGGCTATTGAAGAAAAgagtaaaataattaaatatgaacATGTTGTGTCTTCCGCAAAG ataatTTTAAAGAAGAGTCGAGGCTAA